The Anolis carolinensis isolate JA03-04 chromosome 1, rAnoCar3.1.pri, whole genome shotgun sequence genome window below encodes:
- the rab23 gene encoding ras-related protein Rab-23 isoform X2 — protein MLEEDMEVAIKVVVVGNGAVGKSSMIQRYCKGIFTKDYKKTIGVDFLEREMQVNDEDVRLMLWDTAGQEEFDAITKAYYRGAQACVLVFSTTDRESFEAIPTWREKVVAEVGDIPTVLVQNKIDLLDYSCIKNEEAEALAKKLKLRFYRTSVKEDLNVTEGVFNTAGGSHSGQNSNLLNGGGDVINLRPNKQRTKKNRSPFSNCSIP, from the exons ATGTTGGAGGAAGATATGGAAGTGGCCATCAAGGTAGTGGTGGTTGGAAATGGAGCCGTTGGGAAATCAAGTATGATCCAGAGATATTGCAAAGGAATTTTTACAAAGGACTACAAGAAAACCATTGGAGTTGATTTCCTGGAAAGAGAAATGCA AGTCAATGATGAAGATGTACGACTGATGTTGTGGGACACAGCAGGTCAAGAAGAATTTGATGCTATTACTAAAGCATATTATAGAG GAGCCCAGGCGTGTGTACTTGTGTTTTCAACCACTGACAGAGAGTCCTTTGAGGCAATCCCAACCTGGAGGGAGAAAGTCGTAGCTGAAGTTGGAGACATTCCCACCGTCCTTGTCCAGAATAAAATTGACCTTCTGGATTATTCATGCATAAAGAA TGAAGAAGCAGAGGCACTAGCAAAAAAGCTGAAATTGAGATTCTATCGAACATCTGTAAAGGAAGACTTAAATGTAACAGAAG GTGTCTTCAACACAGCAGGAGGAAGCCATTCTGGCCAAAACTCCAACTTGCTGAATGGGGGCGGCGACGTCATCAATCTGAGACCCAACAAACAAAGGACCAAGAAAAACCGGAGCCCTTTTAGCAACTGCAGCATCCCCTAA
- the rab23 gene encoding ras-related protein Rab-23 isoform X1 has protein sequence MLEEDMEVAIKVVVVGNGAVGKSSMIQRYCKGIFTKDYKKTIGVDFLEREMQVNDEDVRLMLWDTAGQEEFDAITKAYYRGAQACVLVFSTTDRESFEAIPTWREKVVAEVGDIPTVLVQNKIDLLDYSCIKNEEAEALAKKLKLRFYRTSVKEDLNVTEVFRYLSEKYLQKLKQRIIEDPEVVHKSSKKIGVFNTAGGSHSGQNSNLLNGGGDVINLRPNKQRTKKNRSPFSNCSIP, from the exons ATGTTGGAGGAAGATATGGAAGTGGCCATCAAGGTAGTGGTGGTTGGAAATGGAGCCGTTGGGAAATCAAGTATGATCCAGAGATATTGCAAAGGAATTTTTACAAAGGACTACAAGAAAACCATTGGAGTTGATTTCCTGGAAAGAGAAATGCA AGTCAATGATGAAGATGTACGACTGATGTTGTGGGACACAGCAGGTCAAGAAGAATTTGATGCTATTACTAAAGCATATTATAGAG GAGCCCAGGCGTGTGTACTTGTGTTTTCAACCACTGACAGAGAGTCCTTTGAGGCAATCCCAACCTGGAGGGAGAAAGTCGTAGCTGAAGTTGGAGACATTCCCACCGTCCTTGTCCAGAATAAAATTGACCTTCTGGATTATTCATGCATAAAGAA TGAAGAAGCAGAGGCACTAGCAAAAAAGCTGAAATTGAGATTCTATCGAACATCTGTAAAGGAAGACTTAAATGTAACAGAAG TTTTTAGGTATTTGTCTGAGAAGTACCTTCAGAAGCTCAAGCAGCGAATAATTGAAGACCCAGAAGTAGTTCATAAAAGTAGTAAAAAAATTG GTGTCTTCAACACAGCAGGAGGAAGCCATTCTGGCCAAAACTCCAACTTGCTGAATGGGGGCGGCGACGTCATCAATCTGAGACCCAACAAACAAAGGACCAAGAAAAACCGGAGCCCTTTTAGCAACTGCAGCATCCCCTAA